The following are from one region of the Hydrogenophaga sp. BPS33 genome:
- the hyi gene encoding hydroxypyruvate isomerase, translating into MLQFAANLSMLWNELPFLDRFAAAERAGFRAVEFLFPYDFTVDEIAQRLQQHQLQLVLHNLPAGDWAGGERGFASLPGREDEFRAGVALALQYGSALGTPNLHCMAGIPPQGVSVAQAHATLVSNLRYAAAEAKRHGIRLLLEPINAFDMPGFFVNRPRQAIAILDEVGSDNLYLQYDIYHAQRTEGELANTIQDLLPRIAHMQLADTPGRHEPGTGEIHYRYLFDHIDALGYSGHIGCEYKPRDPSPGGTDRGLAWLAAHGQSLELQGEPA; encoded by the coding sequence ATGCTGCAATTCGCCGCCAACCTCTCCATGCTCTGGAACGAGCTGCCCTTCCTCGACCGTTTTGCCGCCGCCGAGCGCGCGGGCTTCCGGGCCGTGGAGTTTCTGTTTCCCTACGACTTCACGGTCGACGAGATCGCACAGCGCCTGCAGCAGCACCAGTTGCAGCTCGTGCTGCACAACCTGCCCGCGGGCGACTGGGCCGGCGGTGAACGCGGCTTCGCCTCGCTGCCCGGGCGCGAGGACGAATTCCGCGCCGGTGTCGCGCTGGCCTTGCAATACGGCAGCGCCCTGGGCACGCCGAATCTGCACTGCATGGCGGGCATTCCGCCCCAGGGCGTGAGCGTTGCCCAGGCACACGCCACGCTGGTGAGCAACCTGCGCTACGCGGCGGCAGAGGCGAAACGCCACGGCATCCGCTTGCTGCTCGAACCCATCAACGCGTTCGACATGCCGGGCTTTTTCGTGAACCGCCCGCGCCAGGCGATCGCGATCCTGGACGAGGTGGGTTCGGACAATCTCTACCTGCAGTACGACATCTACCACGCGCAGCGCACGGAGGGCGAGCTGGCCAACACCATCCAGGACCTGCTGCCGCGCATTGCGCACATGCAACTGGCCGACACGCCCGGCCGCCACGAACCGGGCACCGGTGAAATCCACTACCGCTACCTGTTCGACCACATCGACGCGCTGGGCTACAGCGGCCACATCGGTTGCGAATACAAGCCGCGCGATCCGAGCCCGGGTGGCACGGACCGAGGCCTGGCCTGGTTGGCCGCGCACGGACAGAGCCTGGAGCTGCAAGGAGAGCCGGCATGA
- the gcl gene encoding glyoxylate carboligase, translated as MARMTAAQAAICVLEKEGISQAFGVPGAAINPFYAAMRQRGSIAHILARHVEAASHMAEGYTRARAGNIGLCIGTSGPAGTDMITGLYSAQADSIPILCVTGQAPRARLYKEDFQAVDIESIAKPVTKWAVTVREPALVPRVFQQAFHLMRSGRPGPVLIDLPFDVQMAEIEFDPDTYEPLPVYKPAASRKQIEKALDMLAASTKPLIVAGGGILNADAADLLVEFAELTGVPVIPTLMGWGTIPDDHPLMAGMVGLQTSHRYGNATMLASDFVLGIGNRWANRHTGSVETYTKGRKFVHVDIEPTQIGRVFEPDFGIVSDARAALELFVQVARERKAAGHWPSYANWAGRCAERKRSMLRQTHFAQIPMKPHRVYEEMNQVFGRDTVYVSTIGLSQIAGAQFLHVYGPRQWINCGQAGPLGWTLPAALGVVAADATRPVVALSGDYDFQFLIEELAVGAQFRLPYVHVLVNNAYLGLIRQSQRGFDMDYCVQLAFENQNMDEGEDGLRGYGVDHVAVVEGLGCKALRVTDPEKLQDALRQAQQLAALHRVPVVVECILERVTNIAMGTEIDKVNEFEAIDCRAPQGLETVGLLD; from the coding sequence ATGGCCCGTATGACCGCGGCGCAAGCCGCCATCTGTGTGCTCGAGAAGGAAGGCATTTCGCAGGCATTCGGCGTGCCCGGTGCCGCCATCAACCCGTTCTACGCGGCCATGCGCCAACGCGGCAGCATCGCCCACATCCTGGCGCGGCACGTCGAAGCCGCCTCCCACATGGCCGAGGGCTACACCCGCGCGCGCGCCGGCAACATCGGCCTGTGCATCGGCACCAGCGGCCCGGCGGGCACCGACATGATCACCGGCCTGTATTCCGCGCAGGCTGACAGCATCCCCATCCTCTGCGTCACTGGCCAGGCGCCGCGCGCGCGGCTCTACAAGGAAGACTTCCAGGCGGTAGACATCGAGAGCATCGCCAAGCCGGTCACCAAGTGGGCGGTGACGGTGCGCGAACCCGCGCTGGTGCCACGCGTGTTCCAGCAGGCCTTCCACCTCATGCGCTCAGGCCGCCCCGGGCCGGTGCTGATCGACCTGCCGTTCGACGTGCAGATGGCCGAGATCGAGTTCGACCCCGACACCTACGAACCGCTGCCGGTCTACAAGCCCGCCGCGAGCCGCAAGCAGATCGAGAAGGCGCTGGACATGCTCGCCGCGTCCACCAAGCCACTGATCGTGGCCGGTGGCGGCATCCTCAACGCCGACGCGGCCGACCTGCTCGTCGAGTTCGCCGAGCTCACCGGCGTGCCGGTGATTCCCACGCTCATGGGCTGGGGCACGATTCCGGACGACCATCCGCTCATGGCCGGCATGGTGGGTCTGCAGACCAGCCACCGCTACGGCAACGCCACGATGCTCGCGAGCGACTTCGTGCTCGGCATCGGCAACCGCTGGGCCAACCGCCACACCGGCTCGGTCGAAACCTATACAAAGGGCCGCAAGTTCGTGCACGTGGACATCGAGCCGACGCAGATCGGACGCGTGTTCGAACCGGACTTCGGCATCGTCTCCGACGCCCGGGCCGCGCTCGAACTTTTTGTGCAGGTGGCGCGCGAACGCAAGGCCGCAGGCCACTGGCCGAGCTACGCGAACTGGGCCGGCCGCTGCGCCGAGCGCAAGCGCTCGATGTTGCGCCAGACGCACTTCGCGCAGATCCCGATGAAGCCGCACCGCGTGTACGAAGAGATGAACCAGGTGTTCGGCCGCGACACGGTGTACGTGAGCACCATCGGCCTGTCGCAGATCGCAGGCGCCCAGTTCCTGCACGTCTACGGTCCGCGCCAGTGGATCAACTGCGGCCAGGCCGGCCCGCTGGGCTGGACGCTGCCCGCCGCGCTCGGCGTGGTCGCGGCCGACGCGACCCGGCCGGTGGTCGCGCTCTCGGGCGACTACGACTTCCAGTTCCTGATCGAAGAGCTCGCGGTCGGCGCGCAGTTCCGCCTGCCGTATGTGCACGTGCTGGTGAACAACGCCTACCTCGGCCTGATCCGCCAGAGCCAGCGCGGTTTCGACATGGATTACTGTGTGCAGCTCGCGTTCGAGAACCAGAACATGGACGAGGGCGAGGACGGCTTGCGCGGCTACGGCGTGGACCACGTCGCCGTGGTCGAAGGCCTGGGCTGCAAAGCGTTGCGCGTGACCGACCCCGAGAAGTTGCAGGACGCGTTGCGGCAAGCGCAGCAACTCGCTGCCTTGCACCGCGTGCCGGTGGTGGTGGAATGCATACTGGAACGCGTGACCAACATCGCCATGGGGACCGAGATCGACAAGGTCAACGAGTTCGAAGCCATCGACTGCCGTGCGCCACAAGGCCTCGAAACCGTCGGCCTCCTGGACTGA
- a CDS encoding DUF3348 family protein has protein sequence MRSHFNRSALVRQLTGWLPAPEEASRQDLAERLGDWLNVADAITLASAQQNLPKLATASRLERPKPPGDPKADLERARATLAKAIATPPQPPTDASDTEFALHHQRYLDHQRRMEMSIDALRDHVRQVLAARSPKLAQLAAMDAMLDQMLGGREQRLLHGVPAIVKLRFAQLRQSHPDTWPALFEHDLQRTLLAELDLRLQPVMGMVDAFGQEEAGATVLNSIP, from the coding sequence TTGCGCAGCCATTTCAACCGTTCCGCCCTGGTGCGCCAGCTCACCGGCTGGTTGCCCGCGCCCGAGGAGGCGTCGCGCCAGGACCTGGCCGAACGCCTGGGCGACTGGTTGAACGTGGCCGATGCCATCACCCTGGCCTCGGCCCAGCAGAACCTGCCCAAGCTCGCCACCGCCAGCCGCTTGGAGCGGCCGAAGCCGCCGGGCGATCCCAAGGCCGACCTGGAGCGCGCGCGCGCCACGCTCGCCAAGGCCATCGCCACACCGCCCCAACCGCCCACCGACGCCAGCGACACCGAGTTCGCGCTGCACCACCAGCGCTATCTCGACCACCAGCGCCGCATGGAGATGTCGATCGATGCCCTGCGCGACCACGTGCGCCAGGTGCTGGCGGCGCGCTCGCCCAAGCTGGCGCAGCTCGCCGCCATGGACGCCATGCTCGACCAGATGCTGGGCGGGCGCGAACAGCGCCTGCTGCATGGCGTGCCGGCCATCGTCAAGCTGCGCTTTGCCCAATTGCGCCAGTCGCACCCCGACACTTGGCCCGCGCTGTTCGAACACGACCTGCAGCGCACGCTGCTGGCCGAGCTCGACCTGCGCCTGCAGCCGGTGATGGGCATGGTCGACGCCTTCGGCCAGGAAGAGGCTGGCGCCACCGTTTTGAATTCCATTCCATGA
- a CDS encoding 2-hydroxy-3-oxopropionate reductase, with protein sequence MTNKDGLKVGFIGLGIMGAPMALNLLKAGHALFVASRGKVPEVFAQEGATICTNATEVARRADIVVIMVPDTPHVDDVLFGENGVAKGLAPGKLVIDMSSISPMATKSFAQKIHALGCDYLDAPVSGGEVGAKAASLTIMVGGPQAAFDRAQPLFTAMGKNITLVGGHGDGQTTKVANQIIVALNIEAVAEALLFASKAGADPAKVREALMGGFAASRILEVHGERMVRRAFAPGFRIELHQKDLNLALQGARDLGVALPHTASAAQLMQSCAAQGMAGLDHSALCRALELMAGHVIAADSVA encoded by the coding sequence ATGACGAACAAGGACGGACTCAAGGTCGGCTTCATCGGCCTGGGCATCATGGGCGCGCCCATGGCGCTGAACCTGCTGAAGGCCGGCCACGCGCTGTTCGTGGCCAGCCGGGGCAAGGTGCCCGAGGTGTTCGCGCAAGAGGGTGCGACCATCTGCACCAACGCCACCGAGGTGGCCCGGCGCGCCGACATCGTCGTGATCATGGTGCCCGACACGCCGCACGTCGACGATGTGCTGTTCGGGGAGAACGGTGTGGCCAAGGGCCTCGCACCGGGCAAGCTGGTGATCGACATGAGCTCGATCAGCCCGATGGCCACCAAGTCCTTCGCCCAGAAGATCCACGCGCTCGGCTGCGACTACCTGGACGCGCCGGTGAGCGGCGGTGAGGTGGGCGCGAAGGCCGCGAGCCTGACCATCATGGTGGGGGGGCCGCAGGCGGCGTTCGACCGCGCCCAGCCTTTGTTCACCGCGATGGGCAAGAACATCACGCTCGTGGGTGGCCACGGCGACGGACAGACCACCAAGGTGGCGAACCAGATCATCGTCGCGCTCAACATCGAGGCGGTGGCCGAGGCGCTGCTGTTTGCGAGCAAGGCGGGGGCGGACCCGGCGAAGGTGCGGGAAGCGCTCATGGGCGGCTTTGCGGCCAGCCGCATTCTGGAGGTGCACGGGGAGCGGATGGTCCGGCGCGCCTTTGCGCCTGGGTTTCGCATCGAGTTGCACCAGAAGGATTTGAATTTGGCTTTGCAGGGGGCTCGGGACTTGGGCGTCGCTTTGCCGCACACGGCGAGTGCGGCGCAGTTGATGCAGAGCTGCGCGGCGCAGGGGATGGCGGGGTTGGATCATTCGGCTTTGTGTCGGGCGCTGGAGTTGATGGCGGGGCATGTGATCGCGGCCGATTCGGTGGCCTGA
- a CDS encoding glycerate kinase type-2 family protein, with amino-acid sequence MPKNTTTPSLSDPRALLRHLYDVAVQRALPLHNTAASLPPPPKGRTLVLGAGKAGGAMAQAVEALWPADAPLSGLVVTRYHHTPPRPAGLAQRIEVVEASHPVPDAAGLAAAQRILALTQGLTADDLVLCLISGGGSALLTLPCEGLTLEDKQRINRQLLESGAHIGEMNTVRKHLSAIKGGRLAAACAPARVVTLTISDVPGDDVSVIASGPTVADASTCAEALDILRRYGIDVPPAVRAQLESGALETPKADDPRLQGHAVELMATPQQSLEAAADAARALGLHVVVLSDEIEGESREVGKVHGALARSTALGRSSFPRPCVILSGGETTVTVRPRAEGQAKGRGGRAGEFCLGLAQALGGQAGVWALAADTDGIDGVEDNAGALVTPDTLARAGAKGLKITDHLARNDAYGFFEPLGDLVFTGPTHTNVNDFRAVLVV; translated from the coding sequence ATGCCGAAAAACACCACCACCCCCAGCCTCAGCGACCCCCGCGCTCTGCTGCGCCACCTGTACGACGTGGCGGTGCAGCGCGCGCTGCCCCTGCACAACACGGCCGCCAGCCTGCCGCCGCCGCCCAAGGGCCGCACGCTGGTGCTGGGCGCGGGCAAGGCCGGTGGCGCGATGGCGCAGGCGGTCGAGGCGCTCTGGCCGGCCGATGCGCCGCTCTCGGGGCTGGTGGTCACGCGCTACCACCACACGCCGCCACGCCCAGCCGGCCTGGCGCAACGCATCGAGGTGGTCGAGGCCTCGCATCCGGTGCCCGACGCGGCCGGCCTGGCCGCCGCGCAACGCATCCTCGCGCTCACCCAGGGCCTGACGGCCGACGATCTGGTGCTCTGCCTCATCTCAGGCGGTGGCTCGGCCTTGCTCACGCTGCCCTGCGAAGGCCTCACGCTCGAAGACAAACAACGCATCAACCGCCAGTTGCTGGAGAGCGGCGCGCACATCGGTGAAATGAACACCGTGCGCAAGCACCTCTCGGCCATCAAGGGTGGGCGCCTGGCCGCAGCCTGCGCGCCCGCGCGCGTGGTCACGCTGACCATCAGCGACGTGCCCGGCGACGACGTGAGCGTGATCGCCAGCGGCCCCACCGTGGCCGACGCGTCCACCTGCGCCGAGGCGCTGGACATCCTGCGCCGCTACGGCATCGACGTGCCACCCGCCGTGCGCGCGCAACTGGAGAGCGGCGCGCTCGAAACCCCCAAGGCCGACGACCCGCGCCTGCAGGGGCATGCGGTGGAGCTCATGGCCACGCCCCAGCAAAGCCTGGAGGCCGCGGCCGACGCCGCGCGCGCCCTGGGCCTGCACGTGGTGGTGCTGAGCGACGAGATCGAAGGCGAGTCGCGCGAGGTCGGCAAGGTGCACGGTGCGCTGGCGCGCTCCACCGCGCTGGGCCGCAGCAGCTTTCCCAGACCCTGCGTCATCTTGAGCGGTGGCGAGACCACGGTCACCGTGCGCCCGCGCGCCGAAGGCCAGGCCAAGGGCCGGGGCGGGCGGGCCGGCGAGTTCTGCCTGGGCCTGGCGCAAGCCCTGGGCGGGCAGGCCGGGGTGTGGGCGCTGGCGGCCGATACCGACGGCATCGACGGCGTAGAGGACAATGCGGGGGCGTTGGTGACGCCCGACACCCTGGCCCGGGCCGGGGCGAAAGGCCTCAAAATCACCGACCACCTGGCCCGCAACGACGCCTACGGTTTCTTCGAACCCCTGGGCGACCTGGTGTTCACCGGGCCCACGCACACCAACGTGAACGACTTCCGGGCCGTGCTGGTGGTGTGA